In one window of Oryzias melastigma strain HK-1 linkage group LG5, ASM292280v2, whole genome shotgun sequence DNA:
- the si:ch211-232b12.5 gene encoding zinc fingers and homeoboxes protein 3 → MASKRKSTVPCMIPSKSKHLREEIILGSLPELLPTIPEDSILSISGEETSHVSSSSRSESGSETQKGGTYSCVACRFESRDLNYFLDHMHNCHLDFRAQPTFYCLNCRVSVVRFEALALHNANSHPKIMEGLITASLSVNKRDGVTTVEQSLFTDSGEDYRESGISLTKTPIAKMMKAKGEHKKIVISHTVEVLKIDMGKDVDTNVPELQNGAFSGAPAMPRNAINHVITTTASDQVFHQHSPSLYSSLSSDSIKDLPKVMIPLSSIPTYDAAMDTSSFLKTSFGKFPYPTKAELCYLTVVSEFPEEQIKLWFTAQRLKQGISWSPEEIEEARRKMFNTVFQGGAPQKQPAAPRQSNHIITHHTAHPGSKGPNFQVTKLPYGNVKARPVGATQASSSTHAHVTRVSYSAPVAPAMFPSIIRTAQVQSKSTEPTVEPDKSNGLEAAGNSGCVSSTSSSRSSSSCSSSSSISSYSSVNGNEPKKCAHSISSLADSENRMAPSNNDEHCVPENTGKPNIKSNSLPLGSNGSNGATSEANTTSKPNEDRGPERADHNSISTKSTNDGVSNQNHTNKCPNESTSTTVITKSNSSITDEGKNKDFPTKGMSILQQLIKEDDQFVGDKGDPVKINFKRLKMSKPESTSDIVHQEHKSDVEMSACHSSFSPPWSNKTPQQLHILRQAFSSTRWPSSLQYEELSVQTGLPKSEVVRWFSDSRYSYKNGQLKWLETYQRPPSESEAEAEKNSAAARKEAVDEDAQLEAEPNAGQRAAWQDSYPPLPALTRSEGSGARAEQSAQLGVPQDPWADRGEDLQQQMANESLIESQRDANQDRDHLRMELLEV, encoded by the exons ATGGCCAGCAAGAGGAAATCCACTGTGCCCTGCATGATACCATCCAAATCCAAACATTTGCGTGAGGAAATCATTCTGGGCTCACTACCAGAACTCCTACCAACAATCCCAGAGGACAGCATACTGAGCATCTCCGGAGAGGAGACGAGCCAcgtctccagctcctccagatCAGAAAGCGGCAGTGAGACGCAGAAAGGAGGTACATACAGCTGCGTGGCCTGCAGGTTTGAATCCAGAGATCTGAACTACTTTTTGGATCACATGCACAACTGCCACTTAGACTTCAGGGCCCAGCCCACCTTCTACTGCCTAAACTGCAGGGTGTCAGTTGTACGCTTTGAGGCTCTTGCGTTACACAATGCCAACTCCCATCCTAAGATAATGGAGGGCTTAATTACTGCTTCACTCAGTGTCAACAAGAGAGATGGAGTCACAACTGTGGAGCAAAGTCTCTTCACGGACAGCGGAGAAGACTACAGAGAGTCCGGGATCTCCCTTACCAAAACACCAATTGCAAAGATGATGAAAGCCAAGGGGGAGCACAAAAAGATAGTGATTTCTCACACTGTGGAGGTACTAAAGATAGACATGGGAAAGGATGTAGATACTAATGTGCCTGAACTCCAAAATGGGGCTTTTTCTGGTGCCCCAGCTATGCCGAGGAACGCCATCAATCACGTGATTACCACGACGGCGTCCGACCAAGTCTTTCACCAGCACAGTCCCTCCCTTTACTCCTCGCTTTCTTCGGACTCCATTAAAGATCTTCCAAAGGTGATGATCCCCCTCAGCAGCATCCCCACCTACGATGCCGCTATGGACACCAGCAGCTTTCTCAAGACATCCTTTGGCAAGTTCCCATACCCGACCAAAGCCGAGCTCTGCTACTTGACTGTGGTTTCAGAGTTCCCAGAGGAGCAAATCAAACTATGGTTTACGGCCCAAAGGCTAAAGCAGGGCATCAGTTGGTCTCCGGAAGAGATCGAAGAGGCCCGGAGGAAGATGTTCAATACTGTGTTCCAAGGCGGAGCGCCCCAGAAGCAGCCTGCTGCACCACGCCAGAGCAATCACATCATAACCCACCACACCGCTCACCCAGGCTCCAAAGGACCAAATTTCCAGGTGACCAAACTTCCCTACGGTAATGTAAAAGCGAGGCCCGTTGGAGCCACGCAAGCCAGCAGTTCCACCCATGCCCATGTCACGCGGGTGTCCTACTCCGCTCCGGTGGCACCTGCCATGTTCCCGTCTATCATCCGAACAGCACAGGTACAAAGCAAGAGTACGGAACCCACTGTGGAGCCTGACAAGAGCAACGGCCTGGAGGCGGCTGGGAACAGCGGTTGTGTCAGTAGCACCAGCAGCAGtcgaagcagcagcagctgcagtagcagcagcagcatcagcagctATTCCAGCGTCAATGGCAACGAGCCCAAGAAGTGTGCGCACAGCATCAGCAGCCTAGCCGACAGTGAGAACAGAATGGCCCCCAGCAATAATGACGAGCACTGTGTTCCTGAAAACACCGGCAAGCCCAACATCAAAAGCAACAGTTTACCGCTTGGATCCAACGGTTCCAACGGCGCCACGAGTGAAGCGAACACCACCAGCAAGCCCAATGAAGACAGAGGACCAGAGCGGGCCGACCATAACAGTATTAGCACCAAATCAACAAATGACGGTGTCTCAAACCAGAACCACACAAATAAATGCCCGAATGAAAGCACCAGCACCACAGTTATCACCAAAAGTAACTCATCCATCACGGATGAgggtaaaaacaaagattttcccACAAAAGGCATGTCAATCCTACAGCAGCTCATTAAGGAGGACGACCAGTTTGTTGGAGACAAAGGCGACCCAGTAAAGATCAACTTCAAGAGGCTGAAAATGAGCAAACCAGAGTCTACATCGGACATTGTTCATCAGGAACACAAGTCTGACGTTGAGATGTCGGCTTGTCATTCCTCATTCTCCCCCCCTTGGAGCAACAAGACTCCCCAGCAGCTCCACATCCTCCGACAAGCGTTCTCCAGCACCCGCTGGCCCAGCAGCCTGCAGTACGAGGAGCTGAGCGTCCAAACGGGCCTTCCCAAGTCCGAGGTGGTGCGCTGGTTCAGCGACAGCCGGTACAGCTACAAAAACGGACAGCTGAAGTGGCTGGAGACCTACCAGCGTCCACCTTCAGAGTCAGAAGCCGAGGCTGAGAAGAACTCAGCAGCAGCCAGAAAGGAAGCCGTTGATGAAGACGCACAGCTAGAGGCGGAGCCAAACGCCGGGCAGCGAGCCGCATGGCAGGATTCCTACCCCCCGTTGCCGGCTCTAACGAGGTCAGAGGGCAGCGGCGCGCGAGCCGAGCAGTCCGCACAGCTGGGAGTCCCGCAGGATCCCTGGGCAGACAGAGGAGAGGACCTCCAGCAGCAAATGGCAAATGAGTCGCTCATCGAATCCCAGCGTGACGCCAATCAAGACAG AGATCACCTAAGGATGGAGCTGCTGGAGGTGTGA